GTTCGGGGACGATGCTTCGAAAGAGGTGCTGAGAAAGTACCTCATCCAGGGACAGGCAGTCGAGACGAGGGGAGAAGCAGCAAAAGCTCTAGGAGATGTTGGAGACACTTCGTCCATACCGCTCCTCAAAAAAGCCATGAAAGACCGCAGCGGTCTCGTCAGAGAAGAGGCACGAAAGGCGCTTGAAAAGCTTGAGAAAGCAGCATAGCTTTAAAGGAGGATGACATGTGGAACAAGAAAGAAGTTGATGATAAGAAGGTACAGGAGGCCCCATTCAGGGATCCATCACTCTCCACAACAATATCTAAGTCTCCAGGGCGGCTCGGTTACATCGGTCAATCCATAATCATCAGGGGAGAACTCTCCGGCAATGAAGACCTCACCGTGGATGGAAATGTTGAGGGGAAGATCGATCTCAAGGATCATCATCTGACAATCGGAGGATCCGGGAAAGTCACGGCTGAAATCTTTGCCAAGAGTGTGACCATCACAGGGGAAGTCTCAGGCAACGTCAGAGCCGATGACAGAGTAGAGATCACAAACACTGGACGGGTTAATGGAGACATCATCGCTCCCAGAGTGAGCATCGCCGATGGGGCACATTTCAAAGGTTCGGTGGACATGGATGGAGAGGGGCGATGGGAGAACCTGGAATCGAACAGGACGGCAGAGTAGAGAATCCTGCTGAAAAAGGAAGTGGTAATCTCCTGAAACAAATTCCCTCCTCGTCTGGCATATTCTGAAACAGTCGAGATGCGTGCCTCAAGAAATCTACCAGAACAACTCTGGATCGAGAACAAGAGCACCGGTTTGAGCCTTTTCCTGGCAAGAATCCTCAAGGCATTAAAGCCGGTTGTTCTTGATGCCGGCCTGCTGAGCGGTCCAAACATTCAGTTCTTAAGCTCCCTTGGCTGCAAGGTCTATGCGGATGATATCCTGGAATCAACCTTCACAGGTGCACTCGATTATGATCAGGAGCTGTTCGATGGCATAATGCTCTGGGAGGCAATGGACAGGATCGATCATTCACAGGCCGAGAGATTTTTGGAAGAGATTGAGAGGATACTGAAAGCAGGAGGAGTGGCGTTCATGATAACATCATCGCAAAATAAGATTAAGCCAGAAGGAGCACGGAAGTTCAGGATCAGGCAGAAAAACGTTTTCGAGCATTCTTCATGCAGCGAAATGCTTATCAAGAAGCATTACTACACGAACAGGGATCTCATGAAGCTTTTTGAGAGATTCAAGATTCTCTGCTTCAATCTCCTGAAGACCGGGGAAAGAGAGATAGTCATCGAAAAAACAAAATAGTTCATTTTCCTGAGAGGCAAGAATGAATCTTTCGAACAAGGTAGTTCTTGTAACGGGAGCCTCTAGTGGGATCGGTAGAGCCATCGCGCGAGCATTCTCGGAATGTGGGGCCCGGGTAATCGTCCATTATCGCGGGGACAGACAGAAAGCGGAGGAAACGCTGGCATCCATGGCCGGCGGCCAGCATCTTATCGCGCAGGCGGACCTGATAGATCCGGAGGATGTAAAGAGGTTGATCGATATGGTAGTCCGCGAGGCGGGGAGGATTGACGTCCTGGTCAACAATGCAGGTGTCTACGATCGTCATCCCATATCCAGGATCGGCTATCAGGAATGGCAGGAAGCCTGGAATCTAACCATCGGAACGAATCTCCTCGGTCCCGCCAATCTCACCTTCTGTGCCGTGGAGCATATGATAAAGCAGAT
The nucleotide sequence above comes from Acidobacteriota bacterium. Encoded proteins:
- a CDS encoding SDR family oxidoreductase, translating into MNLSNKVVLVTGASSGIGRAIARAFSECGARVIVHYRGDRQKAEETLASMAGGQHLIAQADLIDPEDVKRLIDMVVREAGRIDVLVNNAGVYDRHPISRIGYQEWQEAWNLTIGTNLLGPANLTFCAVEHMIKQMSGRIVNISSRGAFRGEPLAPAYGASKAGLNAMSQSLAKALAPHNVFVFVVAPGFVETERVARILASEEGEAIRRENPFGRVAKPEEVARVVIFLASDAPDYMTGSIIDLNGASYLRT
- a CDS encoding class I SAM-dependent methyltransferase → MRASRNLPEQLWIENKSTGLSLFLARILKALKPVVLDAGLLSGPNIQFLSSLGCKVYADDILESTFTGALDYDQELFDGIMLWEAMDRIDHSQAERFLEEIERILKAGGVAFMITSSQNKIKPEGARKFRIRQKNVFEHSSCSEMLIKKHYYTNRDLMKLFERFKILCFNLLKTGEREIVIEKTK
- a CDS encoding polymer-forming cytoskeletal protein: MWNKKEVDDKKVQEAPFRDPSLSTTISKSPGRLGYIGQSIIIRGELSGNEDLTVDGNVEGKIDLKDHHLTIGGSGKVTAEIFAKSVTITGEVSGNVRADDRVEITNTGRVNGDIIAPRVSIADGAHFKGSVDMDGEGRWENLESNRTAE